The DNA region CCCTTAACTCCTCAACCCCCACCAAATCTCTCCTCGCCTGCAACCCCATAACCCGTCAATTCCGCGTCCTCCCCCACCTCGGCTCCGCCTGGTGCCGCCACGGCTGCGTCCTCGTCGACTCGGCCCACCGTGTCATGGTCCTCACCGAACTCGCCGCACTCTACTACTCCGCCGTCAGCGACACCGACAACAGTAACAACCGCTGGATGAAATTCTCCTCAAATCTCCCCTCCAAACCGCGGAGCCCCGTCCTGGTAGGTGACTCCGCCTTCGCGCTCTGCGAAGTCGGCTCGCCGTGGCGGAGCCAGTGGAAGCTTTTCACCTGCCGCGTTGCGCCGGCGCTGGCGAAGAAGTCCTGGTCGCGGCTGGAGCGGAACGAGTGGGGCGACGTCTTTGACATCCTGAAACGGCCGCGGTTGGTCCGCGGCGCCGGCGACCGGGTCCTGATGGTCGGTGGGTTGAAGTCGTCGTTCTCTCTGAACGCGCCGTGCTCGACGATCCTTATTCTGAGGCTCGATCTTGGCACGCTTGAGTGGGATAAGGCTGGGAGGATGCCGCCGGAGATGTTCCGGTGCTTCCAGGAGGCCGGGAAGTTCAAGGTCTTCGGCGCCGGCGATAGGGTTTGCTTCTCTGCCAAGAGGATCGGCAAGCTGGCGCTCTGGGACCGCAACGCTGACCAGGGGGCTGAGTGGCGGTGGATCGATAACGTGCCCGGAAATGGCGACGGGCTCTACCGGGGATTCGTCTTCGAAGGGAGGCTTGATGCTTTGCCTTGAGGGTTCATAATTGGACACCGGCAACGGTATGTTATTAATGGAGCAATTTTATCTAGTATGAAGAAATTGCTATGAAGGGGAGTATGAAAAGTGAGAATACAGAACTGGGTTTCATgtcaaaattgaaaattgtttttaaagaTAACTGTATCTCACTTTTATTGGCTCAATCAATCATATTGATTCATACAATTTGTATGAAAATTCTTCGTATTGATGACCATGTTCTGAATTAatgttgcttttttttttgtctgtaTGAACAGATAGCAGAATTctgaactatgttgtgattgtATGGTGTCATTAGTTTTTGAATGCAGTTTAAAAGTGTGCACATAAACATTGGCTTGCTATATTTATgttgttgttcttcttcattttatgattttgttGTTTCCTTTCTGAATCTTAGTAGGTTTTGCTTTGATAGACATATATGTTATCTTTTGATCCCTGGCTGGGTTGAAGGTTGAAACTCTATTGAATAGAACAGCACCTCAGTCACTGGTCAATCGAATGAACTGCTTGTGAACATGTATATATGTGTAGTAAATGAATGCTTTGAATGTGAAAGGCTGGTAGATGTGTAGTGTTTTTGTAGTTCTAATCAGTGTAAGGTCATTGGATTTTTCCTGTGGGCTTCTGCATAAAAGGGTTGATGAATGGGATGTAATGCAGCCATGGAAGAGAGGAAGTGAGTTTTTGTAAGAGGAAGGGTTTGTGTGGCTGGACCTGATAAGCCCATTTTTATGTAGATTCTATAAAGTTAGCAAGTTTGTGTGGTAATCAAGTGAATTTAACATGATTGATCCATTTGTGCTGGTCAAAGTAACTTTGTATGAGTAGTTGAGCAAATCATTGCCCCTCCAACCCTTCCCTATGGCTTTGCCTTTGATTAATTTATCATATCATATTGGATACAAATAGCATAACCTTGGATGCGAGTCTTTTATTATTTGCAATTCTAAAATTATAGGCAAGCTTATAATGGATTAGGTTTGATAGCTTCTTCCTATAATGAAAGCATGGCTTCTATAGGCAATTATTGCTCTCAATCTTTTCAAGTTTATAATTACCTTTGTAAAAATGATTTAGGACTAGATACATGCCATGTGTTATTTTTCTTACAAGTATTGGACACCATGAATTTTCACCTCGTATACTGATAGGAACCCAATTGTTAGGGATAGGCCCAATACTACTAGAGTCCATAGAAGTAGGAGGAAGAGGTGCAATGCACCAATTCAATTCTCACGAGAGGTGTAACCACCTGCTGAGGTGGCATGAGCTGTGCAggtagtgggaaagagagagagattggggaTTATATAAGCAAGTATTGTGTGAGAGAGGGGTAGGCTTGAATTGGGTTTAGGCTTGGGACTTAGGAGAGAATAGAGGCACTCTCTAATTTTCCTCTGCTATCTTTTCATTTATTCTTCTATCTGTAACTGCTACACTGATTCTTGGTGATTTCACCAGAATCTCAGTAAATAATACCAGTTAATTTCAGtctatttcttccatttttctgggtcctaacattggtatcagagcaccgatctagGTGCTGTGGTAGCCATTGATTCATGAAGATGTTTCCAGAATTTGATGGGAGATGGGCTTATGGATGGGTCATCACGGTGGAGCAACACTGTGAGGCTAAAGGAGTATCTGAAGAGAAGAAATTCTCAGAGGCAGAGAAGGTGTTGATGCGTGATGCGTTCTTTTGGTGGTATTCCTGGAAAAAACGAAATCAGAGGGCAAAATGGTGGGATTTTGTGATAGCATTGCTGAGGGAATTCGAACCAGAATCGGAACTGTATCTGCCAGATCCAGTTGAAGATtcaggggaggaagaaattccTGGAGAAGAAGAAATTCAGAAGGAAGAAGCCAGAAACATCAAGGCATCAAACCTGGAACTGAGAAGAAATTGGTGTGAAGAATGGATCAAATCCAGAGGCTATGGTGATGAACAACGGCGcgaaggagttggaatttcagaGGATGAGAAAACTGAAGATGATCTGACAGAGAACAACGTCATTGCAGTGGAAGAGATGACCATTGCCGCAAAACTCCAGATCTGCGACATCCTTCAGGAATCAAGAGGTGAGGCAGTGGGAGTGATGCTAAGCGtcaaacaaccaccaccacaaccaccggaTCGATCGTGTCATGCGGCGGTTGAAGAGACGCTCAGAGGAGTAAAATGGAAGCAAACACAAAAACGGCCACCACCAAAGCCACCGGAGCTCTTGGACTGTGGAGGTAATCCGGCGGCGTACGCCACAACGCCGGCGCCGGCGAGGTCTGCGACCCAAGCTACACAGACGACGGTAACGACAGTGGCTAAAGATGAGAAAGAGATATTTCAACAAGGAGGGGCAAAACTGGAATTACAACAAATTAGTCAACACCTTTCTCTTGGTCAACATCTGAGGCCACCCTTTGACCTAATGGGCCTGACCCAACAGGTTAGTTGCTGTGTTATAATACAAAAGCTGCTTCAGAAACCTCAAATTGCTCAGGGCAGAATAGAGTGTTATTTAAATAACTTGGGCTCAGTGTTTGAATCAAAAAATTGGGGCCCAATAATGAGCAAGGGGATTGAACCCTTTGGAAAAGGGAATTCTGGAACCATATTAGATATGGCCACGCAACTAACTCAGCAGAATGGAGGCAATGCTGCAGCACATGAGTTTCTTCACAAGCTTCTTATAGCTATTGACAAAACAGAATGGGAATTAGAAAACCAAGGATTATTGTCTAGTCAAACTGGTCTAGAGGGTCAACTACTGTGTGGATCAAAAGGAGATGAAGAACCACCTCTTGGGCGTTCAAGAACTGGTGCTAAAAATGCTGGCCAAGGATATACTTTTGAAGAGGGCaagattttttttcttgcaCTTTTGGATCTCTGTCGCCAAACCTCTGGGTTGCAACATCCCTTGCCGGTTTCTCAAGTGGATTTTATATTGCATCTGACTAAAATGTATGCTGTTCTACAAGCTGGGATTCAACATTGGGAATTCAAAGACTTGGTGAGTAAGAGGCAGGAACAGTTTTTGTGGCATCGACCTGCTGGTAACACTTTGATATCTTGCCACTTTTGGCCACATGGAAGTAGGGGGCTGATTTTCCATTGTGACTCTATTACTGGTCGAGTCAAGGATTTGTGGGATCATTATATGTTTGGTAATAGGGAATACTACTGCATGCTATTGGCATCATGGTTAGAAGATGAGCAAGTACTTGAATTGCTGAGTAATTTGTTGAAAGCTCAAGATCTCCTAAGTGCTCAAGCCAAAAGGCTGCAAGGACAACTTGACTTGCTCGCTGGACATTGGGAAAACCCTCAGTCACAACTTCCTAAATCAAGACCATTAATCGAGGTACCCAAACAGAAATCCAGTTTTGATTCCCATGGACTTCTTAAGGTGGTAATGACCATAGGAATGGAGGAGTATGAGTTGAAGAAGAAGGCTTTATCAGTTCCACAACAAAATCAACCTCTTTTCACTCTGTTCTTAGAAGGGAATGAGCTGTCAGTGCAGATTCCACAAGTGATGACAGCAATTAAGGTTTTGTTGCTTTTTGAGATGGGATGCCAGACTGATACATGGAATCCTGGAGGTTGTTCTGATTTATCAGCAACAACTTGGCCCACATCTTTTCAACAATGGGATCCAGGTGGTGGATTCTATTGTCCTTATCCAGATAATGCAGGGAAGTGGATCAAAGGGAGGCTGTTACAAGACACTTGGGGGGCAGCAACATACATTCAAGAAGGGTTTTCCACATccatccttgaggacaaggatgtTTTGAGGGGGGGAGTGATGATAGGAACCCAATTGTTAGGGATAGGCCCAATACTACTAGAGTCCATAGAAGTAGGAGGAAGAGGTGCAATGCACCAATTCAATTCTCACGAGAGGTGTAACCACCTGCTGAGGTGGCATGAGCTGTGCAggtagtgggaaagagagagagattggggaTTATATAAGCAAGTATTGTGTGAGAGAGGGGTAGGCTTGAATTGGGTTTAGGCTTGGGACTTGGGAGAGAATAGAGGCACTCTCTAATTTGCCTCTGCTATCTTTTCATTTATTCTTCTATCTGTAACTGCTACACTGATTCTTGGTGATTTCACCAGAATCTCAGTAAATAATACCAGTTAATTTCAGtctatttcttccatttttctGGGTCCTAACATATACGCTGGAAGTTTAAATTTAAGATACAGAGCCTATCCCTGCATCTCCTAGTAGTTTATAACAGCATCACTTGTTTCACTTTTCATAATTTTCTGACCCTATGTGTTTCAATTCTAGTTTatttcttcaaacttcaaaggtTAAGCTGAATCTGAAAAGTAGGTAAACAACATTCCTAGCAGTAGAGGCATGGCTTTAGTTTAGCTTTTTTGAGGATCTAGATTTAGGCAGGCTGCTACAATACCTGGAAAATTTCCAGCCTTAATTAGGATGTGTTTCTGTAAGCAACGTAATTatgcgcttatgaccataagcgaaACTTACTGAAAAAATCTCAAAGTAACTTTTAGATAGGCACAAATGCTTATTGATAAGTAAATCTGagcagcttatgaaaataaactcaaaagaggCATGGCTTTAGTTTGGTCTTCAGCTCATTTCATAAGCTTACACAAGCACTCGCATAAGCTCTTACgctataagataagctcaaataaggtCTTCTAATTAAGGGCTTAGTCTTTCTGTGTTGTAATAAGATGTTGTGCTATGAATCATGTCTCAAACTTATCTTTTGCGGTGTCACTGTCTAGACAAGGATTTTTCCTTCATTACATGTATAGTGTAGCCTTGTCTATATTTCTGGTTCCATATTGATAACTTTGTGTTTTAAACATTGCAATACTAGCCTCTGCATCACTCTGTCTCTACCTGCTGAGTCATCTgattacaaataaaaaaatgttataaaaCTGGAACATAAATGTGTTGGTAAGTGATGGACACAGATGGATGCTATATTTGTtatattcatattcatatacATATGAAATAGCTATAGAATGCTTTTTGAAGGAGCGGTCTAATTTCATGCAATTTCGTTTTTTTATCCTTGAAGTGTCAAGTGTGAACTGTGAAAGAGACAGGAAAAGGATGTAGGGATTGTGAATGCTGAATCAAACTGTATTTACAGAAGACAGAAAAGGATGTCGCCCTCAATTTTATTTCTAGTTGTTTAGGGATGAGCCCCAACAGATGGTCGGTTCAAGTAGCACATGCTTAATAACCCCTAGGTAAGGGCTTGGGTTCGAGTTTGTGTATGGAAAAAGCTCTTGTTGGGAGTGCTAACCCTATCAGGTTGTGGATGTTTCCAACTCGGACGTGTTTGCCTTCCATAAAGGATACTTATGTTAGACAAGGAAATATGTTTAGGGATGAGCATTTGATAGAGATCTAAGGTCTAGTGGAGGAATGGATCAAAATTCTGATCAATTGTGCCATGGGCCACGTATCTGGCAAGTTTATTGGTAGTCATGCATGAGGtggatgagagagagagagatctgtTGCGATATGGTTATTACTTATTAGGAGGGGAACATGGGGGAATGGCAGTGTGTAACAAGGAATGTTTGGCCTCTGGCTTGGCCCTTGAACTTTACTGACCTGTGGGATAGTTTCTCTGTTTTATCCTTTTCTTATCTTTTCAGACTTCAGACTTCAGAGATATTTCACTGTTAATTTGTAATCTCTTTTTCCAGGGTTTACCTAATCTGGACCCCTAAAAAGGAGGTTAAATTTTTGAGCACTTAATATGACATTTTATAGCAGGTtgcttcattttttaaaaaatatactgTAACATTTCCGGCAGCCCATTCCTTCCCCTTTACCTCCCCCAGTCTATCCCTTTTCTTCCCCTCATCTCTGTTTCTCATTTCACTTCATCAAGGCAGTGGGTGCTGGCGGAGATTCTGAGCCAGAACGGTTATCCTTTACCAATATTCATTCAGTAAAGGTTACATctttttatccttttttttaaCTGCAATAAATAATATAGTATGATTAGACTTTCAGATATAGAACTCCGCCTATTCTTTTGCACAGCCAGTCCTAAGCTCGGATAAAGAAGGAATGTTGTGTTAGGCTTTCGATAGCCAATACAAAATTCACCGATATCTTTACTATGGGTCAATGGTTCATATAGTCAACTTCACCTAGTGGGATAAGGCTTTGGTTACGGTTACATACTTTCAGATATAGCAATATAGTATTTAAATGTTTCTGAGGTTTTTGGTCTTACTCTATTATTATCTTTTGGCATCACCGACAAAAGAACAAATGAGCTGTTTGTTTGGTACATGTGTAATAAAGTTCTGCATTCCATTCTTGCATATGTGTTGTACTTTACTCTTAATCCCTGGTTCTATTATCCAAGTGGGATTTGGCTTGTGGAAACAAATCACGTTTACAGCCTAACAGGAAGTACACGATCTTAATGACTCAATAACATAGAACTGGTTTGGTAGTATTACTAGTATTATACTTCATGGTTGCTAGTTTTCATAAGACTTCTCATGTATTCTTACATGATCTGACCCAGTCCAACTGAGCTTGCCTGTGGGACTTAAAATGCACTGAATATGGAGAAATGTACTTAGCCATTAGGTTTTAGGTCACTGATTTGGAATGGCAAGCATGTTTCTATGTTAGATTACTGTATTCCCAAAGCATCTTAGAAATGTTTTCTGTCCttcaatttagttttcaaatacAAGGTTtctcaacattttcttctttcctACTTTTAAACAGCatatttaaaaattgtttctgagaacaatttttaaatttaaaaaactgaaaagagAATCAAAGGCTGTCAGTCCTGTTACCAAAGAAAAAAAGACTGTCACTCCCCAGTCTAACAAATCCAGCCTCCAGTGGATACTGGAGTACTAGCCATTTTTCAACTAGGTTGTAGATTGCAACTTTTCACTCCTCCAACTTTCAGGTTTATTTTACTAGTTATGCATATCCAAGGTTGTAAACATCAAGTATGTATGTTTGCTTGCACTACCATTAGTGGTGTActgttataatttatatttataaacaCATTGAAGAGTGAACACAGAAAATACGATCACCTATTTTGTAAAACGGAAAATCCGAgtcaattgggtgacttatacCAGAAGGCTTTTTTCCCCTTTTTAGGTTTGCTATACTTTTTTAGATAAAATTGAGATCCAGTAGAGATCTATATTTTCTATACTGTATTTTCTATACTGTATAATACTATACTCATTTTGGTATTTTCTATCCAAGGAAGAGGGAGAGAATCATTACTAAGAACTTTACTAAAgcacataatttttaaaaaatagtgtAGGGAACTGATATATGTACAGCTTTTTTAGGAGTTTATGTAGAATACGAGCTGAGCGAAAAAAAAACCTCCCAATTGATACACAGTAGCTTAACAAGAAGATTGCGAAGAATGCTTAGAGCATTTTTAACCATGATATTCACTAAAGTATTTACATTTTACATTTTACAACTCTCAataatgtcacatcatctacattttattaatttttactcaaATCCAATAAAtcttaaaagtttatataaaaaaattattttattaattgcaagttttatttaaacCTTTTACATTAAGCAATAATAAATGCAAACACACTTTTCATGAGTATCTACTCTCACTAGCCATGctggaattaaaaatatgttacaatggtaatagatattgGTGGGAGTATGTATTTGACATTACATATTCccgttggagatgctcttaaggAATTTAATTGCATAATTATAGTGAATCACTGATCATAGACTGACAAACGCACTACATCCATTTTCTTACTCTGAAGTAGGGGTGTTTAAACAAATCAGTTTTAAGAACCAACCTTAACCATACATCAAAAGGTTATGTTTACACATATCAGAGTCTGAAGCTAGAGTTCTATTTCTGTTTTGTGTATCTTGGTCCCAAAATTTTGGCCTATTATTTTAATGACCATTAGATCTTAGTCTAAAATCCCCTTTTTTAGCTATGTTTATCAAAAATTGGCCACACCAGACTATTCTGGTTGGCAATGGAATTAAAATTAGCttattaaaacaaattaaaattctCACGAATTATTCCCAGAATTAACTTGCAAGTCACTGAAATTCTGGAAACCGtaggacagatgttctaccagatgtctaagacataTTGTATAACATTACACAGATAACAACGTGCAAATAAGCAAGTTAAAGAAcagaaataacaaaatcaacacaagagattgttaacccagttcggtgcaatatcacctacgtctggagggttttcacctgAGAAAGATAATCCGCTATTATAGATAGTCAAGTACACTAAAGGTCTAAACTGAACTGCCCCAGTTCACtgccttttctacctatctctacccgtgacttattacttagtcctccccctaaatatgagagcccctctcactttttcactcacaatcactgccacagtgattgaactcTTAAAAGagagcaaagacagatctcaagatcacacaACTAAAACAACTCTCAGCTTAACACAAAGACATGAAGCTGCTGAGAGAACACACAATATGAACTCAGTATCAACCCTAATAACACACACGGAGTGCACCTAGCAACTAGGTCTTGGGTCTTCATAAGTAGTAGTCTttcaggccttgtcttcgatgggcttgAAAGCACACAGAGGCCATACACAAAtcaggaagtcttgtttcactAAAGTCAGCAACAAATCTGCACAAAATCTTGACACCGCGTTTTGGAGTTGCGGATAAAAACTTCCACAAATACTTCAAATCAAATCCCCTTGAACCGGATTTGATTGCACTTGATATATTCCTCGACGGCGCACATAAGCTTCTTAAATAAACCCTAACTTGGTTAACACGTAAACAATCCAAAACTTCACAGTTAAAACAATCAAGTACACAGTACGTTCCAAGGGGAAAATGTCACAGAAAGATGTTACAATATCTTGTCTCACATCTTGGCACACATAAcacattagctaaaatgtagacaaccataacaaaggaacaacaatttCCCCTTTTGTCAAATTTCagctaatacaatccactaccaTAAAGCTATTTAGAACACAACATGCAGCTTGACTCACCAAATAAGAGCAAACAGAATATATCAAGGTAGCTTACATATCATCCACAAACATAGCCATTATCAGCAGCTATGATCACAACCAATCTTACAACACATACTGCATAACAACATCCAAATGcagtaccaaaaaaaaaatcaaagttcAGCACATCAGACCAGATGTAAGCACACCATAACCACAAACACTTCACAATAACAAGATGCTACAAAACCACAAACAGAATAGCAGCAGATCAGAAACTACTACTACACAGTCTACACATACACAGTCTACACATTACTCCACCTTATTAGCACAATTTGGCAAAGACTCATTGAAGATCACATGAAGAACTAGCATTCTTATCCATCATAAAAAACCAGAGTAGCTAACCAGAGTGCACAGAGATCAATTCTAGAATTATTACAGACCAAGATAGTAAAAGTCATAGAGCCAGTAGGCTTCATCAAATAcatccaaagaaaaaaatttaaagagaAGCACTACGAGTAGCAGAACTGGTAGGACCAGTGACATCTTCTTCTACATTagattcttcctcttcttccccaACAGTTTCATActgagcttcttcttcttcacctgcATCATCCTCATTCCCTGCAATCTCAGCTTCCTCTTCAACCTCTTCTTCTGCAGCAGCAGGAACATCAGTCAGAGCTTTGATCAGTTGATCAACATTATGCTTCCTCGCTTCTTGACCAACTTCCGAAAGGATGTTCACAGTGAACTCCCTGattaatgtaaggcccaagtttttcagtttataccaagtgaataaattcttattcaccagtaggtttgatgcatggcgaagggaaacctgaacaagagtttagtaaatgaaataaatgtatgaaggagaaagttcaggaaaagtctgaggttcgtattgaagtcgataaaagttatagcacgatcgttttacgcttaaacctaggtcagaaaccctagtatatagctaattttcacttttaggcacgacggaagttaattccaaaaatcttcagagaaatgttagaacttctctttttccatatatcacaatcgtttcgaggcgaaactctaggatctacgaacgtccgattccaatcatcggaagtttgccgaaaccgaatccctggtatttcaaaaccctagaattctcgacaatgaagactttttctattcagagcttcaaatgaatattccacacgcgtacacccatttctcttgatgatttcaatctttcttccgaaggaagttttccattccgacatccgatgcaaaaagcaacttatcgggtaaaatagttttataccgactatgctttagttgccaaaaatacaaagagacctcattttagttttggaattctttcgccaaaacatatctattaattcacggagaatgacgccggaaaaatcagattcgcgaaactttcattttcccgcgaatttccatcttctatatatagcaaacaagtgagaaaaaaacacaaaactcctccattttctctcttcaaggccgcgagttcatccaaggaagaaggaagaagaattttcttcattacttgcttgatcgttgatccgttagttgctgcttcaaggtttcgaggtatagtcgctaatccttacctctgatcgctttttccatagcttttctgtagacttttctgagctgatagtttatgggtttttgcaaaactatcccgaatctttcatttctgattctaaacctcttctttatgtgcccaagatcacttctgtcggattagattttccgttatgtcgccggaattccgccggaatcaattttagcctaaaatacccatttttggagtttttggagtaaagcttcaacctttaggttgaaaactatcgccttagcttagtgctagtaggattagttgtcataaacgtcgttggtgacgtccctgcaaaatttggtttttgggatttcagttttgaaaatcctaagttaaaaatcatgaccaaaatacccctgcgacagtttttgatccgataatttttccgagttcagaatacccttagttacggctaatgaaagcataggaaccaagtttgatcgaagaaaaaccgagccccataattgcacaaagtggccgagccctattaggggggaagaggaaaatttccttttccgaaaacttgtctttcgcgctagattatcgtaccttagagtatagattacttcgagtaaccttagtaagtatcgatagcttagttttcgatagactctgatagtatttctgtggttttgctctaaaggtgattttgaggaattcccagaggagcaagcctttgattgtgaacaagtgttaggagatcgtcctggagaa from Lotus japonicus ecotype B-129 chromosome 2, LjGifu_v1.2 includes:
- the LOC130738191 gene encoding SKP1-interacting partner 15, translating into MEDEPPIYHLPHDTLHQIFSSLPLRQIIICRSLSKFFHHLLTTPPFLHLLSTTLPPLNLLALRHNHHHQSPLHLFDPDLDHWLRFPLDFLPFRSPLPVASSRGLLYLWAEPIDPFQPLNSSTPTKSLLACNPITRQFRVLPHLGSAWCRHGCVLVDSAHRVMVLTELAALYYSAVSDTDNSNNRWMKFSSNLPSKPRSPVLVGDSAFALCEVGSPWRSQWKLFTCRVAPALAKKSWSRLERNEWGDVFDILKRPRLVRGAGDRVLMVGGLKSSFSLNAPCSTILILRLDLGTLEWDKAGRMPPEMFRCFQEAGKFKVFGAGDRVCFSAKRIGKLALWDRNADQGAEWRWIDNVPGNGDGLYRGFVFEGRLDALP